The Apium graveolens cultivar Ventura chromosome 3, ASM990537v1, whole genome shotgun sequence sequence AAAGGCTTCTTCACAATTAGGGGTCCACAGAAGATCCTTCCCTCTCCATTTGATTGCTTTGAAGAATTCTTTGCACCTATCCGACGACTTCGACACAAATCGATTCAGGGCCGCAATCCTTCCTGTTAGACTCTGTACCTGTTTGACACTGGTGGGGGATTTCATGTCTAGCAGAGCTTTTATTTTTGCCGGGTTGGCCTCAATCCCCCGGTTATTGACCatgaatcccaagaattttcccgATTCTACGCCGAACACGCATTTCTGCGGGTTTAGTTTCATCCTATATTTTCTCAGGATATGGAACATTTCAGTTAAGTCGGTGATGTGGTCTTCCGCCCTTTTCGATTTCACGagcatgtcatccacatacacctccatagtcttcccaatttgcttcttgaacattttgtttaccaacctttggtaAGTGGCACCGGCGTTGATCAGACCAAATGGCATTCCAATATAGCAGTAGAGCCCTCTATCAGTGATGAAAGAGGTGTGCTCCTGATCAGGCTCATACATAAGGATCTGGTTATACCCGGAATATGCGTCCATGAAGCTGAGCAGGGCATGCCCCGCCGTGGCGtcgaccaactgatcaattcttggTAGGGGAAAACTATCTTTTGGGCATGCTTTATTTAGGTCGGTGAAGTCCACGCACGTTCTCCATTTGTCGTTGGGCTTTTTTACCAACACCGGATTTGCTAGCCATTCTGGGTAGAAAGATTCTCGAATTAGTCCGACGTCTAGGAGCCTTTCTACTTCCTCTTCTAGGGCTATAGCTCTTTCTCCACTTACGGCCCTTCGTTTTTGTCGAACCCCTTTATGCTTGGGGTCGATATTCAATCGATGGCACATTATTTCTGGATCAATCCCCACCATATTAGAATGgctccatgcaaatacatcaaggTTTTCTAACAGAAATATTGACAGACCTTCCTTTAACCTTGGTGTCAATTGGGACCCTATTCTCAGAACCTTACTCGGGTCTTTTTCATCAACGGGGATCTCGATCGTATCTTCTGCTGGCCCCATCTTTTCCGTCGGTATTGATATCCGGGGATCCAAGTCAAGGGGATTATAGTTCTCCTGACCTTGTAGAGAGGGTGCATTCCCTTCAGGAGGTGTGCCTTGCGCAGTAGAGTTATCAATTTTTTCAGTATATTTTGCGGGCGGGGGTGCTTCTGCAAGAGGAATGTCGTCACCCTGTTCGAGGCTTTGCAAGACACCGAATCTTCCTTCTAAACGTTCCCATGGAAATCTGGTTGGACTATGGTATACATcgcctcttcttcttcttctaacatctcaATTCTGATTGTGTCTTCCAGGTACAACATTGTCAAGGGCAACTCAGAGGGATGTTCTTCTTCTTGCTCAACATAATTGTGGACTCGGATTTCCTCGGTTGGTTGCTCAATGCTTTTCTCTCGATCCACGTCCGGAGTATCATCGGCGTGGGAGTCTTTTCTGAACCCTTTCATTGCTTGCCTGTAGCACTCCCGTGAATCATATTGGGAACCCCTGATACTTCCCACTCTATTTGGCGTTGGAAATTTGATTGTTAGGTGATGAATTGAAGTGATGACTCTCATCTCCCGTAGAAAAGGTCGTCCCAATAACACGTTGTGGGATGATTCCTGATTCAGAACTTTAAATTCGAGCATCTTTGTTACCGATAGTGGGCTTTCCCCTAGTGTGCATGGGAGCCGAATTGACCCCATGACTCTAACTCCTGCACCTGAAAAACCATAGACCCACGAGTCTTCCCCCGATATATCCTGATCAGGCAGTCCCATCTTCTTGAAGGTGCTGTAATAGAGGATGTTTGCGGAGCTTCCATTGTCCACGAAGGCTCTATGGACATTCTTTGTACCGATTTGGATGGAAATAACCAACACATCATTGTGTGGGTGATGTACCCATCGGGCATCTGTTTCTCTGAAAGTGATATCCATGGACTCCCCTTTAAACACTTTGGGTGGCCGGGTTTCCACCCTATGAATATCTGTGAGAGGCCTAAACCGGGCTTCCCTAGCGTATTTTGCCAAGGCTCGGTTGCTGCATTCCATTCCGGGATCTCCCCCGTAGATTGTTCGGATACTGCCATCTCTGATAAATTTATTTTCCTCCGGGGTATCATTGTTTGTCCCGCGTGGGGCTCGTCTTTCCTCTTCCCTTGTCCTGTCATCCTTGTGCTTCTTTACTTCCTTGACTACCCATTCTCCGAGGTATCCTTCCTTGATAAGTGCTTCGATTTCGTCTTTTAAATGTCGGCACTCGTGCGTGTTATGTCCAGATGATTCATGGTATTCACAATATTTTTTCTTGTCTTTGCTTTGCCATGATGATAAAGCTTCAGGTTTCCTAAATAGCCCTTTATTTCTGTTTACCTCATAGATATGGTCGATAGATGCGACCAAAGGTGTGTACTGGCTTGTCTTGTAGTCATGGTTTGAGGGAGGGCTCCATCCCCACCTTGTACTTGTTGTATTTATCCGGTCTGGGCTTCGACTATTCCTTCGGTATCTCGGGCTTGGTGACCTATCCCTCTTCCTTCCTttgtttctttgacttgactGTGAAGTTGGTTGTACATCTGCCAAAGATTGTTCTATAGCTTTAAAGGATTCTGCCAAAGCGAAAACATCTGCGAGAGTGGCCGGATCTTTTCCTTGCAAGTGCTTCCAAAAATCTGAACTAACCCTTAATCCTGCGATCAGGAAACTTTTTAGGGCTTCGTCTGAGGCCCCCCTCACGCTAGTAGACTCGGCGTTGAACCTTTTGAAGTACGATGTTAAACTTTCATTTTCTCTTTGCCTAACATTGGCAAGAGTTGTGACAGAGGGAGCGTATCTCACCGCGGCTTGGAACTTAGTTAAGAACAAATTCTTCATCTGATCCCACGAGGTGATCACTCCTGGCCCGAGCTTTTGAAACCACTGCTGGGCGCTTTCTCTAAAGGTTGCCGCCAAGAGCCGACATCAAGCCAAGTCCGGGACTTGGTACACATCCATCTCTATATTAAAACGACCCAGGAATTCCACCGGATCTGAGTTTCCGAGGAAGCGGAGATCGCTGGTAGTGTTGCGATACCCGGCCGGCAATTGCGCATCCCTTACTGCTGCCGAGAATGGGGACGGGATTTCAGCTGTAGCCGCCACCCTGCCTTCGAGATGGTTAAGTAGCCTTTTCAGATCTCCTACATTGAAAGTTCCCACGCCGGGAATGGTCTGCATTTGAGTCTGTGAATCTTGAGGTTACAATGGAGGTATTTCCACTTGATTCCCCCCAGGAGGAGCTTGCTGCTGGTTTGTATTCTGGGCGTCTTCAGGCATTACAGTTATTTCAGGATTTCGTCCCTGATTTCCCCCTGGATTCTCTTCTCCACCTTGGCCGCGGCCTTGAACCGTACCGCGGTCATAGTTTTCTATATTCCTGGGGTCATCATGTTCCATATAATCATAGCCATCTGCTTGGTTATTCTAGCGGGAATCGAGGTGTCTGCGGTAATTGTCACGACGGTATCCGTCTAAATATCTGCCTCGGCCTCCACCTCTTCCCCTCCATTGAGGCCTTCTCCATCGATCGTTTCCATACCCACGTCcatgatcgcggtgccgctcccgattttcctggggattcgggggcacacgcgttggatcgcggtgccgctcccgattatcctgggaattcaggggcacacgcgttggatcgcggtgccgctcccgattatcctgggaattcaggggcacacgcgttggatcgcggtgccgctcccgattttcctgggaattcaggggcacacaCGTTGTATCATGGGGCGTCACATCTCCGTGATCAGCTTCTCTCTGCCATTCAAGTAACACCATTCTCAAATCGTCATCGCCCAAGCGAATCCCCAAGCGATCTTTTAGAGCTGCGAAGCCTCGTGGCTGATTCTCCGGTATTGATTCTGCCTGCCGGTGTTCCTCGAGACTACGTCCAGAACGGTGTGGATGGGTGGCTCCCCGGTTATCCGTTCGCAGAATTTCCCGTCCATCAGCATCTTCTTCCACTAGCTCAACGATCGGGGACGTGTCATTAGAATAGTCCAGGCGTCGCGGGGTTATCGGCACTCGCCCTCTTTCAGTGTGGCCATGGCCGGCCGAGACATCCCTGTCTATCATGGGTGCTTTTCCAGGCGCCTGAGCCGCTCGGCTGTGGCGAAGACCTCTCCTGCCCTTGCGTCATTCCACGGTGCTTAACCTTGAATCGAAACCATTCAAAGCATCGCCCATGCGATACAGTTGTTCCAACAAGTCAGCATTGCTGATGAGCACAGGCGGCTGTCCTCCGACGTCCGGTGTGGGACGGTCAGTCATTGGCGGAACGTAGGGTTCATATTCATAGCCATGATCGGAATCTTCTTCAGAACTTCCATCGTAAAAACCTCCATCATGATATTGAGACATCCTTCCTCCAAGATGTAGATCTTGTTAGCCCCTCCTcctagcgccaatttgttgacggaggaatttgggaacaataaaacttgaggttagtagccggaaacaagatttgtgatggcggttctttatcggaaacgtgaacagtagtcggtggatccgatgaacagtattcgtcggaaaagatgaacagtgtttggtggtggtgattattaggggctgagattgcttagggttagtggtggctcctttgcgctatcgcttctgaccccttgtaatttgcctacgtacccctatttatagaggatcaagcccacgtagttcttggggaacaagaaacctaatgggcttagatttcttatcccgaggcccaatgggaaacccactggaaaccgtcttctactagctttaggaatgtccgccgatgaggcccaaccacaaaggcccaaggctcgttcgcggcttcgagacttcacggataaggcatctccctggccaaggataaccctccgctaccagctgtttctctagtccatggacgcaggtatagccgtggttcaccccaaatattggacgcatccttgtcccccgataaggagcccctaccagattgcaggacaagtgatcccaagcttttgggtgcaaagtgcaggatactccgaagtctcccaacgaggacacccgttgactacagagacagagctcccaaagcacacaccagagtttaccccacatccccaatgaggacacccattgactacaggaggaggccttcagtctaggcatacccctggaggtctttgaccacggacaccgcctttcctgtagatatgctacaggaaggagttcttcaatagagtacctgcatcaaataggttagtaataacattctccatcttccttgagtCTTCCAGAGAATTCATATAAGGAGCACATAAAAGTTACATTTATATGTCAAGTAGAAGTTGAGGGCGCGCCCTGACATCTCTGCATGTAGGCGTCGCCCTGTGTCACCAGCCTTTGGTCTCTTCTTATATCATTCTACATCATAGGGCGCGCCTTAAACTATTCATCTTTAGGGCTCGCTCCAATTCTGTCTAAATCAAGCAAGTCTGCCAAAGCAATCATGTCCAAACCACCCGTCCAAACAGTCTTCCTTGCTCAAGGCGCGCCCCTAGGGCTCACTATACAGGTTCCAATTAAGAAAATCCTCTCTTCCTTTCCGACAACTGGGCGCGCCTCCTCCACCTGTTGGAGGGCGCGCCTTTAAGGCCTGATACCCATAACTGCCAATCAGTTATTCAAACAACGGGGCGCGTTCTAAGGGCGCACCTTCGTTTTATGGAAAGTTAATCTTATCTTTTCCTTGATTTAAGCGTTTTTCCTTCGATTTTGcctattttatcaatcttaatctgaatattgtttataccaatttttgggcataacaccTTAATTGTGTAATACATGAGATTGTCttatatttgaaaaaaaatattgtgATGACAAACTTGAATAGAAGAGTATTCGATTTTATCTCATTCTACATCACTATCAAAAATTGGTTAGTTCAAAAgtataaaaaggaaaaaaaatattatacacaaagtaaaaatataatataattgagaatatttatttaattacaaaaAGTCAAGTGCAATAGAAATTATCAAGATGATTGATATATAATTATAAGTAAAACTAAGAAAACTAAAAAATGGAGTTACATAAATATTATAAAACAACATTTTACTTACTTaaagttaaaataataaaaaaaatgagaCAAAGAGATAATGTAGATTATCTAATAAGATTCTTAAAGTGAACTCATTGATCTATGTAGCATAATGGTAGAGACATGCAATTTATCAATTCTAGGGTAGAGGTTCGATTCTTGGTATTTACATAAATTCATCTTATTTTTAGAATAAATTATAACAAGGTGACGTTTGTGTAATTTCTTAAAATAAAAGGGCGAATTAGTAATTTCACATCCATTAAAATAACTCAATTTTCCCTTAGTTACCATTTAATATATAGAAGGagattatatttaatatattattatgattatatttgttatttattaacaaatatatatttattatatcataactcctatatatattcatatttaaTTTAATACAGTATTTTTATTTTAATGAATAATTATATATTCTCCAATAAAGGAAAATTTGTAAGGATTAatcaaatttcaaaaattaaatcggTTGGGAACTTTGTAGAGGATTAATCAGTTAAATCGGAAATTTTTAGAACACTgcttatgatttttaaatttgcTTATCGACAAGTGTTTGCCGACAACTAATTTGTAAgttgaatttataatttataagctAATAAGTATAATATTAACAACAACATACTTTTTCTTaacttataatatttttttaatttttttaaattttatttttaaatatatgtttttaatattaatctaatttaaaatttaggaatcaatataattatatttaaaatttatttgtttttgttcatttaagtaaaataaattatgacttataagtaaaattgttcaaacacttatataacttatattTAATGTCCGTTTCAAAAGTCTTAAAATATgtaagagcaagtccaatgcaaGATGCAAAATAGGTATAGCTATTGCTATAATTTGACACCAAAAAGTGTCTTTTGATGCTAAAATAAAACTTTAACTCCAATGCTAGATGCATCTGGAAACCAAATATTTCCTAATTTACCTAAATTTTGTCACTTTCCCCTAATTTTTGTTTAAAGCACAACAATATTCATCTCATTTGTAGTAGTTTGATGATGTGGCTAGATGCATAAATGCATCCTTGATTTCAAATTTAAAACCAATGATGCATATATGCATATTTGCATCCAAGTATAGAACTCCTTTGGAGTTGAAATTTTTGACATTTGGTTTCAAATTATAGAAATGACACTACTTATAGTATTGCATTGGATTTGCTCTAACTTATGAGTTAAAGTAAATAAGTGATTCAGAAGTGATAAATAGATAAATCCTTATAAGTTATATAACGAAACGAACCCTTTCCCAGATGAAATAAACCGCACTTCCcgactattaattctaaatcaaaaactaatataaaatacaatttattaatacgaaaatctattacaaaggtCACTATTACAAATGCGCAGCTAACAGCggagtccaaaagtcaatctactccaatacTAAGATCgtcgaactccaatgctatttAACTCGAATTTTACACGAAACCTGAAATTGCAAGTAATGAGTTATACAGCCCAGTAAGaaaacaatcgatccaactagtaggccaagtaacatgaacacatataacaagatacgataatctatacgatacgatatacgaaacaaacactttcgatacactttcttattcttattcttattcgatacacagaatacacataccacataaacaacgataattcaaaatcaataactcatgtCACGACCAatacaacccggtgataacggtcctaaattttcacaaaactgtcactacaatccggtgactgcggtcctaagttcttattcgatattttcacaaaccatgtcACAAATCAAAGATCTCAAAATTATCGTCTCGACACAACATATATACAACAATACGTATCCTATAACACACAacactttcaaatatatcatcacttagcccatattttgataatcaaatatacacgcATGATACATAAtttgaaaacactagtaagatcgatcgaaaacttacctcaaaataTGATCAGATCTAAAAATACTCgattttgaccctctaaacgacgttatctggaaaaatacgaaacacgaaagttgtagaaaATGAAAAtatctttccgaaaagtccaggatcactgaattccgactCACGATAAATTtactacgaattttacaagactgctgatttatgctgagaagagccctacgaattttatgaataaaaacgAAGAAGGCGAATATGATCTATTTATAaagatacaaaaccctatatcttaacctacaagttatccatattagaatctgatgcaaattttaggcccaatagtctaacccaattttaaatcctagtccttatctaattttaatcctttttattctattattctattatcaatctaattttaaaaattacgggatattacaccAGACCAGTGTGTTTGGATAATCTTACTTATAAGtcaattttttttacttaaataaatcaaaatagataattttttaaatatatttatcttAATCCGTGAATTTTAGGTTAAATCAACATTtagaaatatattttttaaaactaaagttaataaaaatgcgaaaaatcaaaataaattgaaaaaaagTACGTCGTTCCTAACTTTCAACTTATCTGCTTATAAGTTAAACATTCGACTTATAAGTTAGGTAGACAAATACTCGTCGATAAGTACTTATCGGTTTATAAGTCAATAAGCTACTCATATGATGGTAGCCAAACATGTTCTTATAAATCTATTTATCACctattcattttaagtcataactcataagttacttattttaaaatttaccaaACTGCTTATAAGTTATTTACAGGTATATAACATGTACGGTGCATGTTTGcttttatacatatatattgtaaatcataATTTAATATATTGTTGTTGAGATTCAAACATTACCCCTTGTATAATAATTTTACAATGCATGATTATTTTTATCActaaatattataaattataattttaatatgttgctGATAAGATTCGAAACTTATACGCCTTTATCAATAATTTTTAGGATTATATCTAATGGTTTCATCAATTTGATCTGACGGCTCTGAATTGAGTGACAAAGTCCTAACAACCAAACTTTTGGGTGGTGGACCTAAATGTCATTTATGGGTAAAAAATGGTCTAAAATGTCACTTAAAAAAATGGCCCAAAATGTCAACTCAAGACACTACATGGTGTAACTTGTAGGCAAGAAGCCTGCGACGCTACATCATATAGCGTTAAGTTTTTTTAATATACAAAACGGCACACTAAATAATGTTTTGGCACCAAACACTACATTATGTAGCGTTTTGACTTCAAAACACTACTTCATCTACCGTTTTTCATatataatatttttctaaaaaaatatttttaacctCAAATAAAAAATTGTTAATTCCTAAAATACTAAAAagttatttaaattatttttaaaacccaaaaggAGATTGGTGAActctaaaatgttaaaaattatgaaattagaCGACAcccttaaattttaaaatttgtttaat is a genomic window containing:
- the LOC141713971 gene encoding uncharacterized protein LOC141713971, producing the protein MKNLFLTKFQAAVRYAPSVTTLANVRQRENESLTSYFKRFNAESTSVRGASDEALKSFLIAGLRVSSDFWKHLQGKDPATLADVFALAESFKAIEQSLADVQPTSQSSQRNKGRKRDRSPSPRYRRNSRSPDRINTTSTRWGWSPPSNHDYKTSQYTPLVASIDHIYEVNRNKGLFRKPEALSSWQSKDKKKYCEYHESSGHNTHECRHLKDEIEALIKEGYLGEWVVKEVKKHKDDRTREEERRAPRGTNNDTPEENKFIRDGSIRTIYGGDPGMECSNRALAKYAREARFRPLTDIHRVETRPPKVFKGESMDITFRETDARWVHHPHNDVLVISIQIGTKNVHRAFVDNGSSANILYYSTFKKMGLPDQDISGEDSWVYGFSGAGVRVMGSIRLPCTLGESPLSVTKMLEFKVLNQESSHNVLLGRPFLREMRVITSIHHLTIKFPTPNRVGSIRGSQYDSRECYRQAMKGFRKDSHADDTPDVDREKSIEQPTEEIRVHNYVEQEEEHPSELPLTMLYLEDTIRIEMLEEEEEAMYTIVQPDFHGNV